One Erysipelothrix amsterdamensis DNA window includes the following coding sequences:
- a CDS encoding peptidylprolyl isomerase encodes MTQTIKITMNNGKTMTAELYEDIAPKTVANFVKLIEEKFYDGLIFHRVIPGFMIQGGCPNGTGMGGPGYEIEGEFTSNGFKNDLVHSKGVLSMARAMDPNSAGSQFFIMAEDAPHLDGQYASFGKLVDGLDVVDEIVHVKRDRNDKPTEPQIIKTIELI; translated from the coding sequence ATGACACAAACAATTAAAATTACAATGAATAATGGTAAAACCATGACAGCAGAGCTTTATGAAGACATTGCGCCTAAAACAGTCGCAAACTTTGTGAAGTTGATTGAAGAAAAGTTTTATGATGGTTTGATTTTTCACCGTGTAATTCCTGGATTTATGATTCAAGGTGGATGCCCTAATGGAACTGGAATGGGTGGTCCGGGTTATGAAATCGAAGGCGAATTTACTTCAAACGGTTTTAAAAATGATTTAGTACACAGTAAAGGTGTTTTATCAATGGCACGTGCTATGGATCCAAATAGCGCAGGAAGTCAATTCTTTATCATGGCTGAAGATGCACCGCATTTAGATGGTCAATATGCAAGTTTTGGTAAATTAGTGGATGGACTTGATGTGGTTGATGAGATTGTTCATGTTAAACGTGATCGCAACGATAAGCCAACAGAACCTCAAATCATTAAAACAATTGAATTAATCTAA
- a CDS encoding CDP-glycerol glycerophosphotransferase family protein, producing MKKKLDYILKHNKVLLIVFTKTLSMIFRFIGLFIRTEENLILISANSRGYNDSPRAIYEYMKKDAKYAQYRFVWAVDDVTQSIEGADLVKADTWQYFKTALKAQYWITSVNIERGLHFKKKKTVFLNTWHGVAINEMGNAVAGRTDFDWSDTDYICYSAENERPIYYRDFNARPESMIPTGLPRNDELYHVDPNKVIEIKKNLQIPEDKKVILYAPTWRDSEDFGKSYQIKPPIDCDVWKKALGDEYVVILRTHPYTNELMGVTFDDFFFDGTMYPRVNDLMMISDMLISDYSSIIFDYCVLERPVICFGYDYEAYSEKRGFYIDLETVIPSGIIRDETHLIEHIKSMDYEEQVSKTKVMKENHVTYGGNATEQIVNVVFG from the coding sequence ATGAAGAAAAAACTTGATTATATATTAAAGCACAATAAAGTATTGTTGATTGTATTTACAAAGACACTCTCGATGATTTTTCGATTCATCGGATTGTTTATTCGCACCGAAGAAAATTTAATTTTAATTTCCGCGAATTCCCGCGGATATAATGATAGCCCTCGCGCAATTTATGAGTATATGAAAAAGGATGCGAAATATGCTCAGTATCGTTTTGTGTGGGCTGTTGATGATGTTACGCAATCCATTGAAGGGGCAGATCTTGTTAAAGCGGATACGTGGCAATATTTCAAGACTGCTTTGAAAGCACAATATTGGATTACCAGTGTTAATATTGAACGTGGTTTACATTTTAAAAAGAAAAAGACCGTCTTTCTTAATACATGGCACGGCGTCGCAATTAATGAAATGGGGAATGCGGTAGCGGGACGTACTGATTTTGATTGGTCTGACACAGATTATATTTGTTATAGCGCGGAAAATGAAAGACCGATTTATTATCGTGACTTTAATGCGCGTCCAGAGTCAATGATTCCTACAGGTCTTCCACGTAATGATGAATTGTATCATGTGGATCCTAATAAAGTCATTGAAATTAAGAAAAACTTGCAGATACCAGAAGACAAAAAGGTGATTTTATACGCACCGACATGGCGTGATAGTGAAGATTTTGGTAAGAGTTACCAAATCAAGCCACCGATTGATTGTGACGTTTGGAAAAAAGCTTTGGGCGATGAGTATGTTGTGATTTTAAGAACCCACCCGTATACCAACGAATTGATGGGTGTTACCTTTGATGATTTCTTCTTTGATGGAACGATGTATCCTCGTGTTAATGACTTGATGATGATTTCAGATATGCTTATCTCAGATTACTCAAGTATTATCTTTGATTATTGTGTTCTTGAAAGACCTGTAATCTGTTTTGGTTATGATTATGAAGCGTATTCTGAAAAACGTGGATTCTATATTGACTTAGAGACAGTGATTCCAAGCGGTATCATTCGAGATGAAACACATCTCATTGAGCACATTAAATCGATGGACTATGAAGAACAAGTTTCAAAGACAAAAGTGATGAAAGAAAATCATGTCACCTATGGCGGTAATGCCACTGAACAGATTGTTAATGTTGTATTTGGATAA